The following coding sequences are from one Amphiprion ocellaris isolate individual 3 ecotype Okinawa chromosome 19, ASM2253959v1, whole genome shotgun sequence window:
- the LOC111562787 gene encoding cytohesin-3-like, whose amino-acid sequence MAIRRKDSFLWGKAPPKLPLAERRQDDTVKSHKFELLDDIQKLRLEINHVMPEIHSPDPKEHNKNVVKNRRFLRGKKKFNMDPKTGIYYLVENGLLEWQSDSVAEFLYKEEGLNKTAIGNFLGEREEMHLEILKAFVGLHEFSDLNLVQALRQFLWSFRLPGEAQKIDRMMEAFATRYCDCNPGVFQSTDTCYILSFAIIMLNTSLHNPNVKDKPSLQRFVSMNRAINNGEDLPTELLTKLYASIRSEPFKIPEDDGNDLTLTFFNPDREGWLLKIGGRVKTWKRRWFILTDSCLYYFEYTTDKDPIGIIPLENLCVRKLQDTSKPYCLELYNPKGQKIKACKTENKGRVVQGKHQSYKLSAGSAEERDDWIEAIRASITKDPFYDLVSLRKRKVISNTSS is encoded by the exons atggcCATACGCAGAAAAGACAGCTTCCTCTGGGGGAAAG CTCCACCGAAACTCCCCCTAGCAGAACGCAGGCAGGACGACACTGTCAAGAGCCATAAGTTCGAGCTGCTGGATGACATTCAG AAGCTGAGGTTGGAGATCAATCACGTCATGCCAGAAATCCACAGCCCTGACCCTAAGGAGCACAA TAAAAATGTTGTTAAGAACAGGAGATTCCTGCgaggaaaaaagaaattcaacatgGACCCCAAAACT GGCATCTACTACCTGGTTGAAAATGGACTTCTTGAATGGCAATCAGACTCAGTGGCAGAGTTTCTCTACAAAGAGGAGGGACTGAATAAAACCGCAATTGGCAACTTCTTGGGAGAAAG AGAGGAAATGCATCTGGAGATACTGAAAGCGTTTGTGGGTCTGCATGAGTTCTCAGACCTGAATTTGGTGCAGGCGTTGAG ACAGTTTCTGTGGAGCTTTCGTCTCCCAGGAGAAGCTCAGAAGATTGACAGGATGATGGAGGCGTTTGCAACTCGCTACTGTGACTGTAACCCAGGGGTCTTCCAGTCCACAG ACACCTGCTACATCTTGTCTTTTGCCATCATCATGCTCAACACGAGTCTCCACAACCCCAACGTGAAAGACAAACCCAGTCTACAGCGATTTGTGTCCATGAACAGAGCCATCAACAACGGAGAGGACCTGCCCACCGAGCTGCTCACG AAACTGTATGCGAGCATCCGCAGCGAGCCTTTCAAAATCCCAGAGGATGATGGGAACGACCTCACGCTGACGTTCTTTAATCCAGACAGAGAAGGCTGGCTCCTTAAAATCG GTGGGCGAGTTAAAACCTGGAAGAGGAGGTGGTTCATTTTGACGGACAGCTGCCTGTACTACTTTGAATACACCACA GATAAAGATCCAATCGGGATTATTCCTCTGGAGAACCTTTGTGTCAGGAAGCTACAAGACACAAGCAAACCG TACTGTCTGGAGTTATATAACCCCAAAGGACAAAAGATCAAGGCCTGCAAGACGGAGAACAAAGGCAGAGTGGTGCAGGGTAAACACCAGTCTTATAAGCTCAGTGCAGGCAGCGCAGAAGAACGGGATGACTGGATCGAGGCCATCAG GGCGAGCATCACCAAGGACCCTTTTTATGACCTGGTGTCTCTACGCAAGAGGAAAGTCATCAGCAACACTTCCTCATAG